The following are encoded in a window of Limibacter armeniacum genomic DNA:
- a CDS encoding FKBP-type peptidyl-prolyl cis-trans isomerase produces the protein MKAEKDKVVVITYDLTEGNADGEMIQLVDSNEPFEFLFGHHNVLPQFEEELGGKEVGYKFSFGIKADDAYGEREAGAVVELEKAVFNIEGEAMQEDLLQAGNVLPMVGPEGMPMDGVILEVKDTTVVMDFNHPLAGIDLHFEGEIIDIREATSEEISNEGIF, from the coding sequence ATGAAAGCAGAAAAAGATAAAGTAGTCGTAATCACTTACGACCTGACAGAAGGAAATGCTGATGGAGAAATGATTCAGCTTGTTGACAGCAACGAACCATTTGAATTCCTTTTCGGTCACCACAATGTATTGCCACAGTTTGAAGAAGAACTTGGCGGCAAAGAGGTTGGTTATAAGTTCAGTTTTGGCATCAAGGCTGATGATGCTTACGGTGAAAGAGAAGCAGGAGCTGTAGTTGAGTTGGAAAAAGCCGTTTTCAATATTGAAGGTGAAGCTATGCAGGAAGACCTATTACAAGCTGGTAATGTACTTCCTATGGTAGGTCCTGAAGGAATGCCTATGGACGGTGTAATTCTGGAAGTAAAAGATACAACTGTTGTAATGGACTTCAACCATCCTTTGGCTGGCATTGATCTGCACTTTGAAGGTGAAATCATTGATATCAGAGAAGCTACTTCTGAAGAAATTAGCAACGAGGGGATTTTCTAA
- a CDS encoding FKBP-type peptidyl-prolyl cis-trans isomerase, with product MKADNNKVVSVLYTLYENNVDGRFLEKTPEEDPFSFIFGTGGVLQEFENNLKGKKAGDKFEFVIQSEDAYGPVDPNMSKVEIEKSIFGLSDEEEMEAMFQVGHVLPMLDQDGFQWDGKIIKVKKNTLIMDLNHEYAGMNLYFKGEVIGVREATREELDYGEDGEDNIEIVSK from the coding sequence ATGAAAGCAGATAACAACAAAGTAGTATCAGTACTTTATACCTTATATGAAAATAATGTGGATGGTCGCTTTTTGGAGAAAACTCCTGAAGAAGATCCATTCAGCTTTATATTCGGAACAGGTGGTGTTTTACAAGAGTTTGAAAACAACTTGAAAGGTAAAAAGGCTGGAGATAAATTCGAGTTCGTAATCCAATCTGAAGATGCTTACGGTCCTGTTGACCCTAATATGAGTAAAGTTGAGATTGAAAAATCCATCTTTGGTCTGTCTGATGAGGAAGAAATGGAGGCCATGTTCCAAGTGGGGCACGTATTGCCAATGCTGGATCAGGACGGTTTCCAATGGGATGGCAAAATCATCAAGGTCAAGAAGAACACCTTGATTATGGACTTGAACCACGAATACGCTGGCATGAACCTTTACTTCAAAGGTGAGGTGATTGGCGTTCGTGAAGCTACTCGAGAAGAACTCGACTACGGGGAAGATGGCGAAGACAATATCGAAATCGTATCCAAATAA